From a region of the Acanthochromis polyacanthus isolate Apoly-LR-REF ecotype Palm Island chromosome 3, KAUST_Apoly_ChrSc, whole genome shotgun sequence genome:
- the LOC110969431 gene encoding docking protein 1-like: MDSHGKSGKVYLRPHKTGKKWKPVWLSLFPPSSSGVGRLEIQDMGGGGSGGDRKVVRLSELISVLRLPPNAEACPTENMAAFCVETRDRTMVFAAPKGESVDWVDKLCLSTFQRGGGSTSSQRHMEENQIYASADEAPQFWVVVQRTDAAARCGLQRAYWLQVDREALLLRETQKEKKVVAEWPYELLRRYGKDKAALTIEAGRRCDSGPGTFTFETQQAENIFSLIQSTIKQKTSSGNHNLEAEKVVVANIQAHSPLPRIPDMTSMAALLENQLRTLGRKSPALDEGSPVQVDLVGKSDPSQPAPITLMPLPLVPTHEGSHHGGQSDGIYADPSDCIQPVPKPTTALYVDPASVLPLKPPGSREPPVPHSCLSTVDSVYSEVYDKISPDQNKQNVLQRKTNTNSEPIYTEPMSNTDKVSPRTETKPDPFEHLYAKVCKTPPSSSPTTSPTAAASTPASSTTTTTTSQEPLDDVIYENLGII, encoded by the exons ATGGACTCTCACGGAAAATCAGGGAAGGTTTACCTCCGACCACACAAAACTGGAAAA AAATGGAAGCCGGTCTGGTTGTCTCTGTTTCCCCCCAGCAGCAGTGGAGTCGGTCGACTGGAGATCCAGGATATGGGAG gaggaggttctggaggtgACAGGAAGGTGGTCCGGCTGTCGGAGCTGATCAGCGTCCTCAGACTGCCACCAAACGCTGAGGCCTGTCCCACG GAGAACATGGCGGCCTTCTGCGTGGAGACCCGGGACAGGACCATGGTGTTTGCCGCCCCCAAAGGCGAGAGCGTGGACTGGGTGGACAAACTGTGTCTCAGCACGTTTCAG agaggaggaggttcGACCTCCAGTCAGCGTCACATGGAGGAGAACCAGATCTACGCCTCAGCAGATGAAG CTCCACAGTTCTGGGTGGTGGTTCAGAGGACGGATGCAGCGGCTCGCTGCGGCCTGCAGAGGGCGTACTGGCTGCAGGTGGACCGAGAGGcactgctgctgagagaaacccagaaggagaagaaggtcGTTGCAGAGTGGCCATACGAACTGCTGAGGAGATATGGGAAGGATAAG GCGGCGTTAACCATTGAAGCCGGCCGACGCTGTGACTCTGGTCCTGGAACCTTCACCTTTGAGACGCAACAAGCTGAGAACATCTTCTCCCTGATCCAGAGCACCATCAAGCAGAAGACTTCATCAGGAAACCACAACCTGGAGGCTGAGAAGGTGGTGGTGGCCAACATCCAGGCTCATTCTCCTCTCCCCAGAATACCCGACATGACCAGCATGGCCGCCCTCCTGGAGAACCAGCTGAGGACTCTGGGGAGGAAGTCTCCGGCGTTGGACGAGGGTTCACCTGTTCAGGTAGATTTGGTCGGTAAATCAGATCCATCACAGCCGGCTCCCATCACCCTCATGCCACTCCCATTGGTCCCCACACATGAGGGAAGTCATCACGGCGGCCAATCAGACGGCATCTACGCCGACCCATCTGACTGCATCCAGCCGGTCCCGAAACCGACCACGGCTCTGTACGTCGACCCGGCCAGCGTTCTCCCACTAAAACCCCCCGGCTCAAGAGAACCTCCCGTTCCACATTCATGCCTCAGTACCGTGGACTCGGTCTACTCTGAGGTGTACGACAAAATCAGCCCggaccagaacaaacagaacgtcctgcagagaaaaaccaacacaaacagtGAACCCATTTACACCGAGCCCATGAGCAACACAGACAAGGTGTCTCCCAGAACCGAGACCAAACCCGACCCGTTTGAGCACCTTTACGCTAAAGTCTGCAAGACACCTCCATCATCGAGTCCCACAACATCTCCCACCGCCGCCGCCTCCACGCCGGCCTCCTCCACTACCACCACCACGACTAGTCAAGAACCTCTCGATGACGTCATCTATGAAAACCTGGGGATCATTTAA